One Oncorhynchus nerka isolate Pitt River linkage group LG5, Oner_Uvic_2.0, whole genome shotgun sequence genomic window carries:
- the LOC115129694 gene encoding abl interactor 2-like isoform X3: protein MAELQMLLEEEIPAGRSALLDSFTNLERVAEYCESNYVQSPDKHRALEETKNYTTQSLASVAYLINTLANNVLQMLDIQASQLRRMESSINHISQTVDIHKEKVARREIGILTTNKNTSRTHKIIAPANPERPVRYIRKPIDYSLLDDMGHGVKASAQNIKAGAAGLPRTNPPTQKPPSPPMSGKGTIGRHSPYRTLEPVRPPVVPNDYVSSPTRHGNMAPPQQSPARTASVNQRNRTYSSGSSGGSHPSSSSRSSSRENSGSGSVGLPIAVPTPAPPPTAFPGAPQFFSMNRPVQPLNPPAVGGSLPYRRPASLTGQPNSNMPLALNQPNGGPHFNQVPGPLVAPPPPSMQITPQLPLMGFVARVQETISDVPPPPPPIEEAVFEEPTPPPPPPEDYEDDEEEEESAVVEYSDPYAEEDPPWAPRTYMEKVVAIYDYAADKEDELSFNEGAIIYVIKKNDDGWYEGTMSGTTGLFPGNYVESIMHYAD from the exons TCACCAGATAAGCACAGAGCGTTGGAGGAGACTAAGAACTACACCACCCAGTCCCTGGCCAGCGTAGCCTACCTGATCAACACCTTGGCCAACAATGTCCTGCAgatgcttgacattcaggcctcTCAGCTCCGCCGCATGGAGTCCTCCATCAACCACATCTCACAG ACAGTGGACATCCACAAAGAGAAAGTGGCAAGGCGGGAGATTGGCATCCTGACCACCAATAAGAACACCTCTCGCACGCACAAGATCATTGCTCCGGCCAATCCAGAGAGGCCGGTGCGCTACATCCGCAAGCCAATTGACTACAGCCTGCTGGATGACATGGGCCACGGTGTCAAG GCCAGTGCTCAGAACATAAAGGCTGGAGCCGCAGGTCTCCCTCGCACCAACCCACCCACACAGAAGCCCCCCAGCCCACCCATGTCAGGGAAGGGAACCATTGG GCGCCACTCCCCCTATAGGACACTCGAGCCGGTGCGTCCTCCCGTTGTCCCTAACGACTACGTCTCGAGCCCGACGCGCCATGGCAACATGGCGCCCCCACAGCAGAGCCCTGCACGCACTGCGTCTGTTAATCAGAGGAACCGCACGTACAG CAGTGGCAGCAGTGGAGGTAGCCACCCTAGCAGCAGCAgccgcagcagcagcagagagaacagcggCAGCGGCTCCGTGGGCTTGCCTATCGCCGTGCCAACGCCTGCCCCGCCCCCCACAGCATTCCCAG GTGCCCCCCAGTTCTTCAGCATGAACCGACCGGTGCAACCACTGAACCCTCCTGCGGTGGGGGGGTCTCTGCCGTACCGCCGGCCCGCGTCATTGACGGGCCAGCCCAACTCCAACATGCCCCTGGCCCTGAACCAGCCCAACGGAGGACCCCACTTCAACCAGGTCCCAG GTCCTCTTGTTGCCCCCCCTCCCCCGTCCATGCAGATCACTCCCCAGCTCCCTCTGATGGGCTTTGTGGCTCGGGTACAGGAGACCA TCTCAGACGTGCCCCCTCCCCCGCCCCCCATAGAAGAAGCTGTGTTTGAGGAACCAACCCCGCCCCCTCCACCTCCAGAGGACtatgaggatgatgaggaggaggaagagtcgGCCGTTGTGGAGTACAGTGATCCCTACGCAGAGGAGGACCCCCCGTGGGCCCCACGCACCTACATGGAGAAAG TGGTGGCGATCTATGACTACGCGGCGGACAAGGAGGACGAGCTATCCTTCAACGAGGGCGCCATCATCTACGTCATCAAGAAGAACGACGACGGCTGGTACGAAGGAACGATGAGTGGCACCACCGGCCTCTTCCCCGGGAACTACGTCGAGTCCATCATGCACTACGCCGACTga
- the LOC115129694 gene encoding abl interactor 2-like isoform X8 produces MAELQMLLEEEIPAGRSALLDSFTNLERVAEYCESNYVQSPDKHRALEETKNYTTQSLASVAYLINTLANNVLQMLDIQASQLRRMESSINHISQTVDIHKEKVARREIGILTTNKNTSRTHKIIAPANPERPVRYIRKPIDYSLLDDMGHGVKWLLRFKASAQNIKAGAAGLPRTNPPTQKPPSPPMSGKGTIGSGSSGGSHPSSSSRSSSRENSGSGSVGLPIAVPTPAPPPTAFPGAPQFFSMNRPVQPLNPPAVGGSLPYRRPASLTGQPNSNMPLALNQPNGGPHFNQVPGPLVAPPPPSMQITPQLPLMGFVARVQETISDVPPPPPPIEEAVFEEPTPPPPPPEDYEDDEEEEESAVVEYSDPYAEEDPPWAPRTYMEKVVAIYDYAADKEDELSFNEGAIIYVIKKNDDGWYEGTMSGTTGLFPGNYVESIMHYAD; encoded by the exons TCACCAGATAAGCACAGAGCGTTGGAGGAGACTAAGAACTACACCACCCAGTCCCTGGCCAGCGTAGCCTACCTGATCAACACCTTGGCCAACAATGTCCTGCAgatgcttgacattcaggcctcTCAGCTCCGCCGCATGGAGTCCTCCATCAACCACATCTCACAG ACAGTGGACATCCACAAAGAGAAAGTGGCAAGGCGGGAGATTGGCATCCTGACCACCAATAAGAACACCTCTCGCACGCACAAGATCATTGCTCCGGCCAATCCAGAGAGGCCGGTGCGCTACATCCGCAAGCCAATTGACTACAGCCTGCTGGATGACATGGGCCACGGTGTCAAG TGGTTGCTAAGGTTTAAG GCCAGTGCTCAGAACATAAAGGCTGGAGCCGCAGGTCTCCCTCGCACCAACCCACCCACACAGAAGCCCCCCAGCCCACCCATGTCAGGGAAGGGAACCATTGG CAGTGGCAGCAGTGGAGGTAGCCACCCTAGCAGCAGCAgccgcagcagcagcagagagaacagcggCAGCGGCTCCGTGGGCTTGCCTATCGCCGTGCCAACGCCTGCCCCGCCCCCCACAGCATTCCCAG GTGCCCCCCAGTTCTTCAGCATGAACCGACCGGTGCAACCACTGAACCCTCCTGCGGTGGGGGGGTCTCTGCCGTACCGCCGGCCCGCGTCATTGACGGGCCAGCCCAACTCCAACATGCCCCTGGCCCTGAACCAGCCCAACGGAGGACCCCACTTCAACCAGGTCCCAG GTCCTCTTGTTGCCCCCCCTCCCCCGTCCATGCAGATCACTCCCCAGCTCCCTCTGATGGGCTTTGTGGCTCGGGTACAGGAGACCA TCTCAGACGTGCCCCCTCCCCCGCCCCCCATAGAAGAAGCTGTGTTTGAGGAACCAACCCCGCCCCCTCCACCTCCAGAGGACtatgaggatgatgaggaggaggaagagtcgGCCGTTGTGGAGTACAGTGATCCCTACGCAGAGGAGGACCCCCCGTGGGCCCCACGCACCTACATGGAGAAAG TGGTGGCGATCTATGACTACGCGGCGGACAAGGAGGACGAGCTATCCTTCAACGAGGGCGCCATCATCTACGTCATCAAGAAGAACGACGACGGCTGGTACGAAGGAACGATGAGTGGCACCACCGGCCTCTTCCCCGGGAACTACGTCGAGTCCATCATGCACTACGCCGACTga
- the LOC115129694 gene encoding abl interactor 2-like isoform X6, whose protein sequence is MAELQMLLEEEIPAGRSALLDSFTNLERVAEYCESNYVQSPDKHRALEETKNYTTQSLASVAYLINTLANNVLQMLDIQASQLRRMESSINHISQTVDIHKEKVARREIGILTTNKNTSRTHKIIAPANPERPVRYIRKPIDYSLLDDMGHGVKASAQNIKAGAAGLPRTNPPTQKPPSPPMSGKGTIGRHSPYRTLEPVRPPVVPNDYVSSPTRHGNMAPPQQSPARTASVNQRNRTYSSGSSGGSHPSSSSRSSSRENSGSGSVGLPIAVPTPAPPPTAFPGAPQFFSMNRPVQPLNPPAVGGSLPYRRPASLTGQPNSNMPLALNQPNGGPHFNQVPVSDVPPPPPPIEEAVFEEPTPPPPPPEDYEDDEEEEESAVVEYSDPYAEEDPPWAPRTYMEKVVAIYDYAADKEDELSFNEGAIIYVIKKNDDGWYEGTMSGTTGLFPGNYVESIMHYAD, encoded by the exons TCACCAGATAAGCACAGAGCGTTGGAGGAGACTAAGAACTACACCACCCAGTCCCTGGCCAGCGTAGCCTACCTGATCAACACCTTGGCCAACAATGTCCTGCAgatgcttgacattcaggcctcTCAGCTCCGCCGCATGGAGTCCTCCATCAACCACATCTCACAG ACAGTGGACATCCACAAAGAGAAAGTGGCAAGGCGGGAGATTGGCATCCTGACCACCAATAAGAACACCTCTCGCACGCACAAGATCATTGCTCCGGCCAATCCAGAGAGGCCGGTGCGCTACATCCGCAAGCCAATTGACTACAGCCTGCTGGATGACATGGGCCACGGTGTCAAG GCCAGTGCTCAGAACATAAAGGCTGGAGCCGCAGGTCTCCCTCGCACCAACCCACCCACACAGAAGCCCCCCAGCCCACCCATGTCAGGGAAGGGAACCATTGG GCGCCACTCCCCCTATAGGACACTCGAGCCGGTGCGTCCTCCCGTTGTCCCTAACGACTACGTCTCGAGCCCGACGCGCCATGGCAACATGGCGCCCCCACAGCAGAGCCCTGCACGCACTGCGTCTGTTAATCAGAGGAACCGCACGTACAG CAGTGGCAGCAGTGGAGGTAGCCACCCTAGCAGCAGCAgccgcagcagcagcagagagaacagcggCAGCGGCTCCGTGGGCTTGCCTATCGCCGTGCCAACGCCTGCCCCGCCCCCCACAGCATTCCCAG GTGCCCCCCAGTTCTTCAGCATGAACCGACCGGTGCAACCACTGAACCCTCCTGCGGTGGGGGGGTCTCTGCCGTACCGCCGGCCCGCGTCATTGACGGGCCAGCCCAACTCCAACATGCCCCTGGCCCTGAACCAGCCCAACGGAGGACCCCACTTCAACCAGGTCCCAG TCTCAGACGTGCCCCCTCCCCCGCCCCCCATAGAAGAAGCTGTGTTTGAGGAACCAACCCCGCCCCCTCCACCTCCAGAGGACtatgaggatgatgaggaggaggaagagtcgGCCGTTGTGGAGTACAGTGATCCCTACGCAGAGGAGGACCCCCCGTGGGCCCCACGCACCTACATGGAGAAAG TGGTGGCGATCTATGACTACGCGGCGGACAAGGAGGACGAGCTATCCTTCAACGAGGGCGCCATCATCTACGTCATCAAGAAGAACGACGACGGCTGGTACGAAGGAACGATGAGTGGCACCACCGGCCTCTTCCCCGGGAACTACGTCGAGTCCATCATGCACTACGCCGACTga
- the LOC115129694 gene encoding abl interactor 2-like isoform X11, with protein MAELQMLLEEEIPAGRSALLDSFTNLERVAEYCESNYVQSPDKHRALEETKNYTTQSLASVAYLINTLANNVLQMLDIQASQLRRMESSINHISQTVDIHKEKVARREIGILTTNKNTSRTHKIIAPANPERPVRYIRKPIDYSLLDDMGHGVKASAQNIKAGAAGLPRTNPPTQKPPSPPMSGKGTIGSGSSGGSHPSSSSRSSSRENSGSGSVGLPIAVPTPAPPPTAFPGAPQFFSMNRPVQPLNPPAVGGSLPYRRPASLTGQPNSNMPLALNQPNGGPHFNQVPVSDVPPPPPPIEEAVFEEPTPPPPPPEDYEDDEEEEESAVVEYSDPYAEEDPPWAPRTYMEKVVAIYDYAADKEDELSFNEGAIIYVIKKNDDGWYEGTMSGTTGLFPGNYVESIMHYAD; from the exons TCACCAGATAAGCACAGAGCGTTGGAGGAGACTAAGAACTACACCACCCAGTCCCTGGCCAGCGTAGCCTACCTGATCAACACCTTGGCCAACAATGTCCTGCAgatgcttgacattcaggcctcTCAGCTCCGCCGCATGGAGTCCTCCATCAACCACATCTCACAG ACAGTGGACATCCACAAAGAGAAAGTGGCAAGGCGGGAGATTGGCATCCTGACCACCAATAAGAACACCTCTCGCACGCACAAGATCATTGCTCCGGCCAATCCAGAGAGGCCGGTGCGCTACATCCGCAAGCCAATTGACTACAGCCTGCTGGATGACATGGGCCACGGTGTCAAG GCCAGTGCTCAGAACATAAAGGCTGGAGCCGCAGGTCTCCCTCGCACCAACCCACCCACACAGAAGCCCCCCAGCCCACCCATGTCAGGGAAGGGAACCATTGG CAGTGGCAGCAGTGGAGGTAGCCACCCTAGCAGCAGCAgccgcagcagcagcagagagaacagcggCAGCGGCTCCGTGGGCTTGCCTATCGCCGTGCCAACGCCTGCCCCGCCCCCCACAGCATTCCCAG GTGCCCCCCAGTTCTTCAGCATGAACCGACCGGTGCAACCACTGAACCCTCCTGCGGTGGGGGGGTCTCTGCCGTACCGCCGGCCCGCGTCATTGACGGGCCAGCCCAACTCCAACATGCCCCTGGCCCTGAACCAGCCCAACGGAGGACCCCACTTCAACCAGGTCCCAG TCTCAGACGTGCCCCCTCCCCCGCCCCCCATAGAAGAAGCTGTGTTTGAGGAACCAACCCCGCCCCCTCCACCTCCAGAGGACtatgaggatgatgaggaggaggaagagtcgGCCGTTGTGGAGTACAGTGATCCCTACGCAGAGGAGGACCCCCCGTGGGCCCCACGCACCTACATGGAGAAAG TGGTGGCGATCTATGACTACGCGGCGGACAAGGAGGACGAGCTATCCTTCAACGAGGGCGCCATCATCTACGTCATCAAGAAGAACGACGACGGCTGGTACGAAGGAACGATGAGTGGCACCACCGGCCTCTTCCCCGGGAACTACGTCGAGTCCATCATGCACTACGCCGACTga
- the LOC115129694 gene encoding abl interactor 2-like isoform X1: MAELQMLLEEEIPAGRSALLDSFTNLERVAEYCESNYVQSPDKHRALEETKNYTTQSLASVAYLINTLANNVLQMLDIQASQLRRMESSINHISQTVDIHKEKVARREIGILTTNKNTSRTHKIIAPANPERPVRYIRKPIDYSLLDDMGHGVKWLLRFKASAQNIKAGAAGLPRTNPPTQKPPSPPMSGKGTIGRHSPYRTLEPVRPPVVPNDYVSSPTRHGNMAPPQQSPARTASVNQRNRTYSSGSSGGSHPSSSSRSSSRENSGSGSVGLPIAVPTPAPPPTAFPGAPQFFSMNRPVQPLNPPAVGGSLPYRRPASLTGQPNSNMPLALNQPNGGPHFNQVPGPLVAPPPPSMQITPQLPLMGFVARVQETISDVPPPPPPIEEAVFEEPTPPPPPPEDYEDDEEEEESAVVEYSDPYAEEDPPWAPRTYMEKVVAIYDYAADKEDELSFNEGAIIYVIKKNDDGWYEGTMSGTTGLFPGNYVESIMHYAD; encoded by the exons TCACCAGATAAGCACAGAGCGTTGGAGGAGACTAAGAACTACACCACCCAGTCCCTGGCCAGCGTAGCCTACCTGATCAACACCTTGGCCAACAATGTCCTGCAgatgcttgacattcaggcctcTCAGCTCCGCCGCATGGAGTCCTCCATCAACCACATCTCACAG ACAGTGGACATCCACAAAGAGAAAGTGGCAAGGCGGGAGATTGGCATCCTGACCACCAATAAGAACACCTCTCGCACGCACAAGATCATTGCTCCGGCCAATCCAGAGAGGCCGGTGCGCTACATCCGCAAGCCAATTGACTACAGCCTGCTGGATGACATGGGCCACGGTGTCAAG TGGTTGCTAAGGTTTAAG GCCAGTGCTCAGAACATAAAGGCTGGAGCCGCAGGTCTCCCTCGCACCAACCCACCCACACAGAAGCCCCCCAGCCCACCCATGTCAGGGAAGGGAACCATTGG GCGCCACTCCCCCTATAGGACACTCGAGCCGGTGCGTCCTCCCGTTGTCCCTAACGACTACGTCTCGAGCCCGACGCGCCATGGCAACATGGCGCCCCCACAGCAGAGCCCTGCACGCACTGCGTCTGTTAATCAGAGGAACCGCACGTACAG CAGTGGCAGCAGTGGAGGTAGCCACCCTAGCAGCAGCAgccgcagcagcagcagagagaacagcggCAGCGGCTCCGTGGGCTTGCCTATCGCCGTGCCAACGCCTGCCCCGCCCCCCACAGCATTCCCAG GTGCCCCCCAGTTCTTCAGCATGAACCGACCGGTGCAACCACTGAACCCTCCTGCGGTGGGGGGGTCTCTGCCGTACCGCCGGCCCGCGTCATTGACGGGCCAGCCCAACTCCAACATGCCCCTGGCCCTGAACCAGCCCAACGGAGGACCCCACTTCAACCAGGTCCCAG GTCCTCTTGTTGCCCCCCCTCCCCCGTCCATGCAGATCACTCCCCAGCTCCCTCTGATGGGCTTTGTGGCTCGGGTACAGGAGACCA TCTCAGACGTGCCCCCTCCCCCGCCCCCCATAGAAGAAGCTGTGTTTGAGGAACCAACCCCGCCCCCTCCACCTCCAGAGGACtatgaggatgatgaggaggaggaagagtcgGCCGTTGTGGAGTACAGTGATCCCTACGCAGAGGAGGACCCCCCGTGGGCCCCACGCACCTACATGGAGAAAG TGGTGGCGATCTATGACTACGCGGCGGACAAGGAGGACGAGCTATCCTTCAACGAGGGCGCCATCATCTACGTCATCAAGAAGAACGACGACGGCTGGTACGAAGGAACGATGAGTGGCACCACCGGCCTCTTCCCCGGGAACTACGTCGAGTCCATCATGCACTACGCCGACTga